One window of Bactrocera tryoni isolate S06 chromosome 2, CSIRO_BtryS06_freeze2, whole genome shotgun sequence genomic DNA carries:
- the LOC120769691 gene encoding dolichyl-phosphate beta-glucosyltransferase — MAFVQVVQVVLIAGLSLVAGILAVLFVIQKAITKPFPVIKRRKEERHFLDPIRIQNVDFPSVEDAPTVHLSVIIPAYNEEQRLPKMLEECMSFLEEKAKDEIFTYEVIVVSDGSSDGTVSLALKYSKRYTVNKFRVLELLDNRGKGGAVRLGMLSARGQYLLFADADGATKFSDYDKLENNMKSITKDWQSDGIVVGSRSHLEQDAIASRSLFRTLLMHGFHFLVWLFAVRSIRDTQCGFKLLTRSSAHTLFKNLHVERWAFDVELLYIAERLKIPIAEVAVNWKEIEGSKLTPVWSWIQMGVDLFLIWFRYTIGAWQLCDQNKEHVS, encoded by the exons ATGGCTTTCGTCCAAGTGGTGCAGGTGGTACTTATCGCCGGCTTGTCATTGGTAGCTGGAATCTTAGCTGTG ctttttgttatacaaaaagCCATAACAAAGCCATTTCCTGTTATTAAAAGACGTAAGGAGGAGAGGCATTTCCTTGACCCGATAAGGATACAAAATGTTGATTTCCCCTCTGTGGAAGATGCACCAACAGTCCACTTAAGTGTTATTATACCAGCTTATAATGAAGAACAACGGT TGCCAAAAATGTTGGAAGAATGCATGAGTTTCTTAGAGGAAAAAGCGAAAGATGAGATATTTACTTATGAAGTAATTGTCGTTAGTGATGGGAGTAGTGATGGCACAGTTTCTCTTGCATTAAAGTATTCAAAACGCTACACCGTGAACAAATTTCGAGTGTTAGAGCTTTTGGACAACCGAGGCAAAGGAGGAGCTGTCCGTTTG GGAATGCTAAGTGCAAGAGGCCAATACCTATTATTTGCTGATGCAGATGGTGCGACAAAATTTTCCGATTACGATAAGttggaaaataatatgaaaagtaTTACAAAAGATTGGCAGTCAGATGGAATTGTGGTCGGATCGCGCTCACATCTTGAGCAAGATGCTATTGCATCACGTAGTCTATTCAG aacactTCTTATGCACGGTTTTCATTTCCTTGTATGGCTCTTTGCTGTCCGAAGTATACGAGATACCCAATGTGGCTTCAAATTACTAACTCGTTCCTCTGCacatactttatttaaaaatttacacgTTGAACGTTGGGCATTCGATGTAGAGCTTCTTTATATAGCGGAACGCTTGAAAATACCAATAGCTGAGGTGGCAGTAAATTGGAAAGAAATTGAAGGCTCTAAATTGACACCGGTCTGGTCGTGGATTCAAATGGGAGTTGACTTATTTTTGATCTGGTTCAGGTATACGATCGGAGCATGGCAACTATGTGACCAAAATAAAGAACATGTCTCGTAA